A genomic region of Porticoccaceae bacterium LTM1 contains the following coding sequences:
- a CDS encoding symmetrical bis(5'-nucleosyl)-tetraphosphatase, with amino-acid sequence MAIYAVGDLQGCLTPLKQLLDQVQFDPGKDQLWSTGDIVNRGPESLATMRYLHSLGNSFRMVLGNHDLHLLAVAHHSDNLKPKDTLQEILDAPDRDLLLDWLQSQPLAIYEQGYCLVHAGIPPQWDIETALNLSREVEQVLQGDNVDAYFDAMYGNQPDLWSENLQGPERWRVITNYLTRMRFCDTDGRLELTNKLAPANGPAGFEPWFSQPNRLSANVKILFGHWASLEGESVGDNLYPLDTGCVWGGKLRMIRLGDEETFETDCSC; translated from the coding sequence ATGGCGATTTATGCTGTAGGTGATTTACAGGGCTGCCTGACACCGCTCAAACAATTGTTGGATCAGGTGCAGTTTGATCCTGGCAAGGATCAACTTTGGTCAACCGGGGATATTGTTAATCGTGGCCCTGAGTCGTTGGCCACAATGAGGTATCTGCATTCTCTGGGCAATAGCTTTCGAATGGTGCTTGGCAATCACGATCTTCACCTGTTGGCTGTTGCCCACCACAGTGACAATCTGAAGCCCAAGGATACTTTGCAGGAAATTCTCGACGCCCCAGACCGGGACCTGTTACTCGACTGGCTCCAAAGCCAGCCACTGGCAATCTACGAACAAGGCTACTGCCTCGTCCACGCCGGCATTCCTCCGCAGTGGGATATAGAAACTGCGTTGAACCTATCCCGTGAAGTGGAACAGGTGCTGCAAGGTGACAATGTCGATGCCTATTTCGACGCCATGTATGGCAACCAGCCGGATTTATGGTCTGAAAACCTTCAGGGTCCTGAACGTTGGCGAGTTATTACCAATTACCTTACCCGAATGCGTTTTTGCGACACCGATGGACGTCTTGAGTTGACCAATAAGCTGGCACCTGCAAATGGGCCTGCAGGTTTTGAACCATGGTTCAGTCAGCCCAATCGCTTAAGTGCGAACGTCAAAATCCTTTTTGGCCACTGGGCATCTCTTGAGGGTGAATCCGTAGGAGATAATCTTTATCCGCTGGATACCGGCTGTGTTTGGGGTGGGAAACTGCGGATGATTCGACTCGGTGATGAAGAGACCTTTGAAACCGACTGTAGCTGTTAG
- the apaG gene encoding Co2+/Mg2+ efflux protein ApaG: MTDCPIQVTVQPEYLANQSEPGSRRFAFAYHITITNNGSQPAQLLSRHWHIVDGNNERKEVQGDGVVGEQPFIASGDSYRYSSGVILETPVGTMEGSYQMVGPDGDTFDAPIPAFVLAVPGALH; encoded by the coding sequence ATGACTGATTGCCCTATTCAAGTAACTGTTCAACCCGAATACCTGGCCAATCAATCTGAGCCAGGAAGTCGCCGTTTTGCATTTGCTTACCACATCACCATCACCAATAACGGCTCACAGCCAGCCCAGTTGCTGTCACGCCATTGGCACATTGTTGATGGCAATAACGAACGCAAAGAGGTGCAGGGTGATGGTGTTGTCGGCGAACAGCCTTTTATTGCATCAGGTGACAGCTACCGTTACTCCAGCGGTGTGATATTGGAAACACCGGTTGGCACCATGGAGGGCAGCTACCAGATGGTCGGGCCTGACGGTGATACCTTCGACGCACCCATTCCGGCGTTTGTCCTTGCTGTACCCGGAGCACTGCACTGA
- the rsmA gene encoding 16S rRNA (adenine(1518)-N(6)/adenine(1519)-N(6))-dimethyltransferase RsmA, with protein MSKPRHTDLTDHRARKRFGQNFLVDDNVINKIVDAIHPREDDNLIEIGPGQGAMTRPLLDRCPLLQVVELDRDLAALLTDKFRNYPEFKLHQGDALKTDFRQFRFGEKPMRIVGNLPYNISTPLIFHLLSYVGEVIDMHFMLQKEVVDRLAASPGEKAYGRLTVMAQYYCQVEPLFLVPPGSFHPAPKVDSAIVRLLPYKDLPFPAEDVSLLQRLVSACFQQRRKTLRNSLKNFVGADQLDQLDIDLQLRPEVLSVADFVRLSNQIHAMTRDSKND; from the coding sequence TTGTCCAAGCCCCGTCACACCGACCTAACCGATCACCGCGCTCGCAAGCGCTTTGGCCAGAATTTTCTGGTGGATGACAACGTAATCAACAAAATTGTCGATGCCATTCACCCCAGGGAAGATGACAACCTGATTGAGATCGGCCCCGGTCAGGGAGCGATGACCCGGCCACTGCTTGATCGTTGCCCGCTATTACAAGTGGTTGAGCTGGATCGCGATCTGGCCGCACTGTTGACCGATAAATTTCGCAACTATCCCGAATTCAAATTGCATCAGGGCGATGCACTGAAAACGGATTTCAGGCAGTTTCGATTTGGCGAAAAGCCGATGCGAATTGTTGGCAATCTGCCCTACAACATCTCAACCCCATTGATTTTTCACCTGCTCAGCTATGTGGGTGAAGTGATTGATATGCACTTTATGTTGCAAAAAGAGGTGGTGGATCGTCTCGCTGCCAGCCCCGGTGAAAAGGCCTACGGCCGACTTACAGTAATGGCGCAGTATTATTGCCAGGTAGAGCCACTGTTTCTGGTGCCGCCCGGGTCCTTTCACCCGGCGCCCAAGGTGGATTCAGCCATTGTTCGGCTGTTGCCCTATAAGGATTTACCCTTCCCCGCGGAAGATGTCTCCTTGCTGCAACGACTGGTCAGCGCCTGCTTTCAGCAGCGCCGTAAAACCCTGCGCAACAGCCTGAAGAACTTTGTTGGAGCCGACCAGTTGGATCAGCTCGATATTGATCTTCAACTGCGCCCCGAAGTTCTTAGCGTTGCCGATTTTGTTCGCCTCAGCAATCAAATTCACGCGATGACACGCGATTCAAAAAATGACTGA
- the pdxA gene encoding 4-hydroxythreonine-4-phosphate dehydrogenase PdxA yields the protein MTLRLALTPGEPAGIGPDLAVMLAQQGSPHEIVVFADPQLLQQRAAKLGLALTLRPLSTEPRPLSPGELAIHPVALQTHSEPGKLATANARYVLDCLKQAVEHCQSGYCQAMITGPVHKGVINEAGIPFSGHTEFLADKTATSQVVMMLATQSLRVALATTHLPLRDVADAINAPLLERVITILHSDLQKKFGISNPRILVAGLNPHAGEGGHLGREEIEIIEPVLDQLRKKGLKLEGPLPADTLFTPKYLSEADAVLAMYHDQGLPVLKYQGFGRAVNVTLGLPIIRTSVDHGTALDLAGTGKADCGSLQTAIEYAATMAQSAG from the coding sequence ATGACCTTAAGGCTGGCATTAACGCCGGGTGAGCCCGCCGGGATCGGCCCCGACCTGGCGGTTATGCTGGCCCAGCAAGGCTCCCCCCACGAAATAGTCGTCTTTGCGGACCCACAGCTGCTTCAGCAGCGGGCTGCAAAGCTGGGTCTCGCTCTTACACTGCGTCCATTAAGTACCGAACCAAGACCCCTCTCTCCCGGCGAGCTGGCCATTCACCCGGTCGCTTTGCAAACCCATAGCGAACCAGGAAAGCTGGCAACGGCTAATGCCCGTTATGTGCTGGATTGCCTGAAGCAGGCTGTTGAACACTGCCAATCGGGTTACTGCCAGGCAATGATTACCGGCCCGGTTCACAAGGGGGTGATCAATGAAGCAGGTATACCCTTTTCAGGCCACACTGAATTTCTCGCAGACAAAACCGCCACTTCGCAAGTGGTAATGATGTTGGCAACCCAGTCACTGCGCGTAGCATTGGCCACCACACATCTGCCACTTCGAGATGTTGCCGATGCCATTAATGCACCGCTGCTGGAACGTGTTATCACCATTTTGCACAGCGACCTGCAAAAGAAATTCGGGATATCGAATCCTCGCATTTTGGTGGCAGGGTTAAATCCCCATGCCGGTGAAGGTGGGCATCTGGGCCGCGAAGAGATCGAAATTATCGAGCCCGTTCTGGATCAGTTACGTAAGAAGGGGTTGAAGCTTGAGGGGCCTCTGCCTGCCGACACACTGTTTACCCCCAAGTACCTCTCCGAGGCCGATGCGGTGTTGGCGATGTATCACGATCAAGGTTTGCCGGTACTCAAATACCAGGGTTTTGGCAGAGCAGTGAATGTCACCCTTGGCCTGCCGATTATTCGCACTTCGGTTGACCACGGCACGGCACTCGACCTGGCAGGAACCGGCAAAGCCGACTGCGGCAGCCTGCAGACTGCGATAGAATACGCCGCAACTATGGCACAAAGCGCTGGTTGA
- a CDS encoding peptidylprolyl isomerase, with amino-acid sequence MKQTVVRTLSRTACLLGASLLAISAEVSMAEEVELDRVVAIVGEDVVMKTELDQRLASIYMRAQAANQPMPPRDELAKQVLERLIDERLQLGLAERNNMQVSDAQINATLQDIAARQGLTFEQFVEQAHANGENLADLRRQISNEIKINYVQEGAVKQNIPVSLQEITNFLESEEGQFWKSPQLQLGHIQLNLSAGAPKDEVARVMARANTMRSELMEGGDFKQMALTQSAGQTALQGGDLGWRSTVELPLDMANAVKDLQPGEISEPIRNDAGVHLLKVYDRKGGQQQLILKEYDVRHILVKTNEIRDDEAAYNQLMKVREDLLSGESEKDFAAYAKELSEDPGSKLSGGELGWNIPDRFVPEFGQMMQSVEVGEISFPFHTEHGWHILQVSEVRDQDFSGNVLNNRAREILVDRKFEEELSIWLQQQRDNTFIEIKL; translated from the coding sequence ATGAAGCAGACTGTAGTTCGTACCCTTTCCCGCACAGCCTGCCTGTTGGGCGCCTCTCTTCTGGCCATTAGCGCCGAAGTTTCCATGGCCGAAGAGGTCGAACTGGATCGCGTGGTCGCCATTGTCGGTGAAGACGTGGTGATGAAAACCGAACTGGATCAGCGCCTTGCATCGATTTATATGCGCGCTCAAGCCGCCAACCAACCTATGCCGCCAAGAGATGAACTGGCCAAGCAGGTTTTGGAAAGGCTGATTGACGAGAGACTGCAACTGGGTCTTGCAGAGCGTAACAACATGCAGGTCTCTGATGCCCAGATCAATGCGACCTTGCAGGATATTGCAGCCCGTCAGGGACTGACATTTGAACAGTTTGTCGAGCAGGCACACGCCAATGGCGAAAACCTGGCTGACCTGCGCCGACAGATCAGCAACGAAATTAAAATCAATTACGTTCAGGAAGGCGCGGTAAAACAAAATATTCCGGTATCGCTGCAGGAAATCACTAACTTCCTGGAGTCAGAAGAAGGCCAATTCTGGAAGTCACCGCAGCTTCAATTGGGGCATATTCAATTGAACCTTTCTGCTGGCGCTCCCAAGGATGAGGTTGCACGCGTAATGGCCCGCGCAAATACCATGCGTTCTGAGTTGATGGAAGGTGGCGACTTCAAGCAGATGGCATTGACCCAATCCGCAGGTCAAACTGCCCTGCAAGGCGGCGACCTCGGCTGGCGAAGCACTGTAGAGCTGCCTCTTGATATGGCCAATGCTGTTAAAGACCTTCAACCCGGTGAGATTTCAGAGCCCATTCGCAATGACGCCGGCGTTCACCTTCTAAAGGTTTATGACCGTAAGGGCGGTCAGCAGCAACTGATTCTCAAAGAATATGATGTTCGCCATATCCTGGTGAAAACCAACGAAATTCGTGACGACGAAGCGGCCTACAACCAGCTGATGAAAGTGCGAGAAGACCTTCTCTCCGGGGAAAGCGAGAAGGATTTCGCAGCTTACGCCAAAGAGCTGTCTGAAGACCCTGGTTCAAAACTCAGTGGCGGAGAGCTCGGCTGGAATATTCCGGATCGATTTGTTCCCGAATTCGGACAGATGATGCAATCCGTGGAAGTGGGTGAAATCAGCTTCCCGTTCCACACTGAGCACGGCTGGCACATCCTTCAGGTAAGTGAAGTACGAGATCAGGATTTCAGTGGCAATGTGCTCAACAACAGGGCCCGCGAGATTCTTGTTGACCGCAAGTTTGAAGAAGAGTTGTCCATCTGGCTGCAACAGCAGCGCGACAACACCTTCATTGAGATCAAACTGTAA
- a CDS encoding LPS-assembly protein LptD: protein MSNRIFHTPLYRALKTHLTLLAAGALALPAAADEPSRKVWETKIGPDGKWIYIEKEVKGRQYARPRHQRPTTLAESDTSKPVLLDPNMLDWVSEESLTEEQKKQMGDGCCGMYVPPEAEGEEANVEPELAQLFGEADNVDGSDDVYTYSGNVVVSQGYRRLTAGTATLDKKNNVADLSGGVELREPGLLMKGDRVQLQGDGKAAQIENATFVFQNTNVRGTAAELERSPDNHYKAEDATYTSCPPDSNAWILKTSEIDIDADENVATAKHVRVNVKDIPIIYIPWLQFPVGGVRKTGVLYPNIELGERNGLDFALPIYLNLAPNYDATLTPRYISERGYMLSTEFRHLSDWSYTELTATSLKDDDGGDRTDIDPNLEDTTGKDRWLRKLLHHGKYNGFTTQVDYTKISDNLYFRDLGNTTLEVNAQTHLKQQAQLGYSLSNWQLNLQSTQYQTIFENPERRVQKPYKQLPRFDANGDYRWDNGLNLSLEQHAVVFDHDDDDNPTILPPNGFSTDVNNTYITGSRGRLDWTLNWDQRWEWGFLDTGLIARHLTYQLDDAVLGQTDETPEVSVPVGYLDTGLVLERNTTLLSGFTQTLEPRIKLLYADFEDQRELPNFDTTDQTFSYNSLWRDDRFSGSDRIGDTQQASFGITTRLLDDTSGAEWLRFGVGQIFYFEDRRVSLNPLLTPEVIANPMLLDTNNDGMISAADDNLTTGNISRTFAELDRLTRDSSPIAADLKVKLSKHWQLLTDATWDDSSQRMDRGSFALRYNNNDDTIVNLGYRFTRQSSRVTDLFNTSTSINLQEDIEQADISTVLPLYGNLSLISRWNYDFTNKRDLESFAGVEYDSCCWRVSAVWRRWIDRDDLRLSPSDDLKDDQGIFFQIELKGLAGTSGKLKSILSEGIYGYQNDEK from the coding sequence ATGTCGAATCGGATATTTCACACTCCACTCTACCGGGCCCTGAAAACCCATCTCACCTTGCTTGCCGCTGGTGCATTGGCTCTGCCAGCTGCCGCAGATGAACCATCCCGCAAAGTCTGGGAAACCAAAATTGGCCCGGATGGCAAGTGGATCTATATCGAGAAAGAAGTAAAAGGCCGCCAGTATGCGCGCCCCAGGCATCAGCGCCCGACGACACTGGCAGAGAGCGATACCAGCAAGCCGGTTTTATTAGATCCTAATATGCTGGACTGGGTATCGGAAGAGTCGCTGACCGAAGAACAGAAAAAGCAGATGGGTGATGGCTGCTGTGGCATGTATGTCCCACCTGAAGCGGAAGGGGAAGAGGCCAATGTTGAGCCCGAATTGGCGCAGCTGTTTGGCGAAGCGGACAATGTTGACGGCAGCGATGACGTTTACACTTACAGCGGCAATGTTGTGGTTTCGCAAGGCTACCGTCGCCTGACGGCCGGCACCGCAACCCTGGACAAGAAAAACAACGTTGCCGACCTGAGTGGTGGAGTTGAATTGCGCGAGCCCGGCCTGCTGATGAAAGGCGATCGGGTGCAGCTGCAAGGAGATGGCAAGGCCGCCCAGATTGAAAACGCCACCTTTGTATTCCAGAACACCAATGTGCGCGGCACCGCTGCTGAACTGGAGCGCTCTCCGGACAACCACTACAAAGCTGAAGATGCCACCTATACCAGCTGCCCGCCGGACAGCAATGCGTGGATCCTGAAAACGTCCGAGATTGATATCGACGCCGACGAGAATGTAGCCACCGCAAAACATGTACGGGTAAACGTTAAAGACATACCGATCATCTACATTCCCTGGCTGCAATTTCCAGTGGGCGGGGTTCGTAAAACCGGGGTGCTTTACCCCAATATCGAACTGGGCGAACGCAATGGCCTGGATTTCGCGCTGCCAATCTATTTAAATCTGGCACCAAACTACGACGCCACCCTGACTCCCAGGTATATTTCCGAACGCGGCTATATGCTATCGACGGAGTTTCGCCACCTCTCTGACTGGAGCTATACAGAGCTGACAGCAACCAGCCTGAAAGATGATGATGGCGGTGATCGCACGGATATTGATCCAAATCTGGAAGACACAACCGGCAAAGACCGCTGGTTGCGCAAACTGTTACATCATGGCAAATACAACGGCTTTACCACCCAGGTGGACTACACCAAGATCAGCGACAATCTTTATTTTCGCGACCTCGGCAACACCACTCTGGAGGTAAATGCCCAGACTCACTTGAAGCAACAGGCACAACTGGGCTACAGCCTCAGCAACTGGCAACTGAATCTGCAAAGCACCCAGTACCAGACTATCTTTGAAAACCCGGAGCGTCGGGTGCAAAAGCCTTACAAGCAGTTGCCACGTTTTGACGCCAACGGCGACTATCGCTGGGATAACGGCCTGAACCTCAGCCTGGAACAGCACGCAGTGGTGTTTGATCACGATGATGATGACAACCCCACTATTCTCCCACCCAACGGATTCAGTACTGATGTGAACAACACTTACATCACTGGTAGTCGGGGACGACTGGACTGGACACTAAACTGGGACCAGCGCTGGGAGTGGGGCTTTTTGGATACCGGCCTGATCGCTCGCCACCTGACCTACCAGCTGGATGATGCTGTATTGGGCCAAACGGATGAGACCCCTGAGGTGAGCGTACCGGTTGGCTACCTGGATACCGGATTGGTTCTGGAGCGCAACACTACTCTGCTGAGCGGCTTTACCCAGACTCTCGAGCCACGCATCAAACTGCTGTACGCCGACTTTGAAGACCAGCGCGAGCTGCCCAACTTTGACACCACCGACCAGACCTTCAGCTACAACTCTCTGTGGCGTGATGATCGGTTCAGTGGATCGGACCGTATTGGCGACACCCAACAGGCAAGCTTTGGTATTACCACTCGCCTTCTGGACGACACTTCCGGCGCTGAATGGCTGCGCTTTGGTGTTGGCCAGATCTTCTATTTTGAAGACCGTCGCGTAAGCCTCAACCCGCTGCTGACACCGGAAGTTATCGCGAACCCGATGCTGCTGGACACCAATAATGACGGCATGATTTCTGCCGCCGATGACAACCTGACTACCGGTAATATCAGTCGAACATTCGCAGAGCTGGATCGCCTGACCCGCGACAGCTCGCCTATTGCCGCTGACCTTAAGGTTAAGCTCAGCAAGCACTGGCAGTTACTCACCGACGCGACCTGGGATGATTCGTCCCAGCGCATGGATCGCGGCAGTTTTGCCCTGCGATACAACAATAACGACGACACTATCGTCAACCTCGGCTACCGCTTTACCCGCCAGAGCTCAAGGGTAACTGACCTGTTCAACACCAGCACCAGCATCAACCTGCAGGAAGATATTGAACAGGCAGACATCTCCACTGTGCTGCCGCTGTATGGCAACCTGAGCCTGATCAGCCGCTGGAATTACGACTTTACCAACAAAAGGGATCTGGAGAGCTTTGCCGGTGTCGAATACGATAGCTGTTGCTGGCGAGTCAGTGCGGTATGGCGTCGCTGGATTGATCGCGACGACTTGCGCCTGAGCCCCTCCGATGACCTGAAGGACGATCAGGGCATCTTCTTCCAGATCGAATTAAAAGGTCTGGCCGGCACCAGCGGTAAACTGAAAAGCATCCTCAGCGAAGGAATTTATGGTTATCAGAACGATGAGAAATAA
- a CDS encoding phosphotransferase, with amino-acid sequence MPDTAALQDWLQDYLPVSVALPEPLGLSPLDGDAGFRRYFRLNTQPSMMAVLAPPTQENNPAFVSKALALRAGGVHTPRVYAVDYQNGFMLLEDFGDDLYSHHIASSTAGKLYDAAEQSLLSIQQMTPPKDVFANYNRTLLQQEMGLFPEWFINQLLGLELMPEERKLLDDTFELLTVNATEQPQRVVHRDYHCRNLMVLSDGDVGVIDFQDGVIGPITYDLVSLLKDCYVRWPRDWVRKRALNYADNLATAGLLAEVDEKQFIRWFDLMGLQRHIKVLGIFARLWLRDGKPRYLNDLPLVLRYTLEVTAEYPELEAFNQWLHKRILPVLPQQGWYSDWQTAGE; translated from the coding sequence ATGCCGGATACCGCAGCGCTACAGGACTGGTTGCAGGATTATTTGCCGGTAAGTGTGGCACTGCCCGAGCCGCTTGGCCTGTCTCCGTTGGATGGCGATGCCGGTTTTCGTCGCTACTTTCGCCTCAACACCCAGCCGTCCATGATGGCGGTACTGGCGCCCCCCACCCAGGAAAATAACCCCGCCTTTGTCAGCAAGGCACTGGCCCTGCGTGCTGGTGGTGTGCATACCCCCAGGGTATATGCGGTGGACTACCAGAACGGTTTTATGCTGCTGGAGGACTTTGGTGACGACCTCTACTCCCACCATATCGCTTCCAGCACCGCAGGCAAACTTTACGACGCCGCAGAGCAGAGCCTGCTATCAATTCAGCAGATGACCCCGCCAAAGGATGTCTTTGCCAATTACAACCGCACCCTGTTGCAACAGGAGATGGGGCTGTTTCCTGAGTGGTTTATTAACCAGCTGCTCGGGCTGGAACTGATGCCGGAAGAGCGCAAGCTGCTTGACGACACCTTTGAGCTACTCACTGTTAACGCCACCGAACAGCCGCAACGGGTCGTACATCGTGATTACCATTGTCGCAATTTGATGGTACTGTCAGATGGCGATGTGGGGGTGATCGATTTTCAGGATGGTGTGATCGGACCCATCACCTACGACCTGGTGTCGCTGCTCAAGGACTGTTATGTCCGCTGGCCCCGGGACTGGGTGCGCAAACGGGCGTTGAACTACGCCGACAACCTTGCCACAGCCGGCCTTTTGGCTGAGGTCGATGAAAAGCAGTTTATCCGCTGGTTTGACCTGATGGGATTGCAGCGCCATATCAAGGTGCTGGGAATCTTTGCCCGTCTCTGGTTGCGTGACGGCAAGCCTCGCTATTTGAATGACCTGCCGCTGGTATTGCGTTACACGCTGGAAGTAACCGCCGAATACCCGGAACTTGAGGCGTTTAACCAGTGGCTACACAAAAGAATTCTGCCGGTACTACCGCAACAGGGTTGGTACAGCGACTGGCAAACAGCAGGGGAATGA
- a CDS encoding nucleotidyltransferase family protein yields MKAMILAAGFGERLRPLTETTPKPLLKVGDKPLIQYHIERLAKAGVRELVINTSWLGDQVESFVGDGSRFGVNVQFSREDEPLETGGGIRNALPLLGGDPFLVVNGDVWTDYPLETLVNRNWSDDIEVHLVLVPNPEHHPKGDFQLSEQGIISYPDGGDAHTFSGISVMRPEIFALYPSASKKFAIRDVLVKSIEGGYASGELFTGKWWDIGTVERLCALDTLLTGREVNPDMLGKIRAGGAIA; encoded by the coding sequence ATGAAAGCAATGATTCTGGCCGCCGGTTTCGGCGAGCGCCTCAGACCACTGACTGAAACAACCCCCAAGCCACTTCTCAAAGTCGGCGACAAGCCATTGATCCAATACCATATCGAACGACTGGCCAAAGCTGGTGTGCGCGAACTGGTGATCAATACCTCCTGGCTCGGCGATCAGGTTGAATCTTTCGTTGGAGACGGCTCCCGCTTTGGAGTAAATGTGCAGTTTTCACGTGAAGACGAACCACTGGAAACCGGTGGTGGTATTCGCAACGCACTGCCGCTGCTCGGTGGAGACCCATTTCTGGTGGTAAACGGTGATGTCTGGACCGACTACCCGCTGGAAACCCTGGTCAACCGCAACTGGTCCGACGATATCGAGGTGCACCTTGTGCTGGTGCCTAATCCGGAGCACCACCCCAAAGGCGACTTTCAGCTTAGCGAACAGGGCATTATCAGCTACCCCGATGGTGGCGATGCCCACACCTTTAGTGGTATCAGTGTAATGCGCCCGGAGATCTTTGCTCTGTATCCATCCGCCAGTAAAAAGTTCGCCATTCGCGATGTACTGGTTAAAAGTATTGAAGGTGGCTACGCCAGTGGCGAACTGTTTACCGGCAAATGGTGGGATATCGGTACTGTAGAACGTTTGTGCGCGCTGGACACATTGTTAACTGGGCGCGAGGTAAACCCCGACATGCTGGGAAAGATTAGAGCTGGCGGCGCTATTGCCTGA
- a CDS encoding VanZ family protein, with amino-acid sequence MLTRPALWRMLFWLSLIVITYMALRPTSGGSMLFPFQDKVLHAAAYIYLYLCGWVAFAFMRSSWFLRLAIGLLIYGIAIEVLQGIGGYREAELLDLAANISGIGLGVLAVSFYKRTIKIG; translated from the coding sequence ATGCTGACACGTCCCGCACTGTGGCGAATGCTGTTCTGGCTGTCGCTGATCGTTATTACTTATATGGCACTGCGGCCCACGTCGGGCGGCAGTATGCTGTTTCCCTTTCAGGACAAGGTTCTTCACGCCGCCGCCTACATTTATCTGTACCTTTGCGGCTGGGTGGCATTTGCCTTTATGCGCTCTTCATGGTTTTTAAGGCTGGCGATTGGCCTGCTGATTTACGGTATTGCCATTGAAGTGTTACAAGGGATTGGTGGTTATCGCGAAGCGGAGCTGCTGGATCTTGCCGCTAATATCAGTGGTATTGGTTTGGGGGTGCTGGCGGTGAGCTTTTATAAAAGAACCATAAAAATCGGATAG
- a CDS encoding DUF2007 domain-containing protein codes for MDAAEELTRMYLQRVCTPYKQGVGVSSRGAAVIVIYQAEHFVDAHLIKGLMEQHGIEVEVIGGDLTGGAGELPAFGLIKLAVDPLQVPKALHLLEQYKNGELELPDHLIPE; via the coding sequence ATGGATGCCGCAGAAGAGCTTACACGGATGTATTTACAGCGTGTCTGCACACCCTACAAGCAGGGCGTAGGAGTAAGTTCGCGAGGGGCTGCTGTGATTGTTATTTACCAAGCCGAACATTTTGTTGACGCGCACCTGATCAAAGGATTGATGGAACAGCATGGAATAGAAGTAGAGGTGATAGGTGGCGATCTGACCGGCGGCGCTGGCGAGTTGCCTGCCTTTGGGTTGATTAAACTTGCAGTTGATCCATTGCAAGTGCCAAAAGCACTGCATCTTCTCGAACAATATAAAAATGGCGAGCTGGAACTGCCTGACCACTTAATTCCCGAATAA